The segment GCCGACGCCGGTGACGCCATGTACCAAAGCTCCGTCGGCTGAGTCGCTTTCGATCCGACGAGCGCGATCGCGCCATCGCGGCCGACGTCCGCGTCGAGCCAAAACGACTGAACGGGTTGCACGTCGCCGGTGCTGACACGCGTCGCCGCACCCGAGAGCGGCTGGATCCACATCGCTGAATCGGTACCATCGTGCGCGGCGACGAGAAGCGATTTGCCTCCCGGCATCCAGATCGCGCGGACGATATGCCGGTCGAGCGCCTTGGTCACTTCGACGCCGTCGCCGCCGGCAGTCGACGCGACCCAAATCGAGTTGATGTTCGTGGGATCGCCGTCGTGCGGGTACCCGTACGCGATGCTCGTGCCGTCGGGCGAGTATGCAGGGAACGTCTCCCACATCGAATGCGACGAGAGTTTGCGGATCGCGCCCGTCTTCGCATCGATGACTTCGACGGTCGACCGGTCGTTGTCGCCGTACACGGGATTTTCAAGTCGCGTAATCGTGATGTGCGTGCCGTCCGGCGACCACGACAGCGGCGATCCCGGCGGCCCCGGCGGCTCCGACGACGGCACGCTCCACGATCCCGATGTGAGCCGGCGCTCCGAAGCGCCGTCGCTGTTCACGAGCCAGACGTGCGACGGCACGGAGGCGGACCGATCGAGATACGCGTTGTCGGTGACGACGAATTCGTCGCGGTGGTCCTTGATCGCGGCAGCGTTCGGTTGCGGATCGGGTGAGACGTACGCGATCTGAGCGCCGTCGGGCCGCCACGCGAACTGTTCGACGCCGTTTTTCGCGTGCGTCACCTGCGACGCCTCACCGCCGTCGAGCGGCATGACGTATATCTGCTCTTCTTCATCCGGCGGATCGCCCGCGAGCGCGACGAATGCGATGCTATCGCCTGACGGCGACCAGCGCGGCGATCCGACGCCGGATCGTCCGTTCGTCAGCGTCCGGCTCGTACCCGACGCGACGTCGACGAGCATGACGTCGGTCCGGTAGGTGTCTTTGTCGAAGTCCGCATGGGAGACGAGAACGGCGATCTGTTTGCCGTCAGGGCTTATCTGCGGATCGGAAAGGCCGACGAGCGAGCGCATCGCCGCATCGTCGAACGTCTTCGCGAAGACCGGCCCGGGAAGCGCGCACAAGAGCAGTATGAAAAGGAACGATTTCAGTCGCATCGGGACCTTCCGTCAGGACGAGGCGGCCTTCGGACGAGGGTCCGCCGATTCCCACGTCGGTCGCCGACAAAACGGCGTCATGCGCTTTTCATCCGTCAACCGACTTCGCGCCGCGGAGCCGGAAGCGCTGTGGAAAGCGCGGCGCACGCCGCACACAGAACAGCCCCGACGCTGAAGGCCTCACGGAATTCGACGCCCGCATCCGCGCCGCCGTGACGGAGGAAGGCGGAG is part of the Candidatus Eremiobacteraceae bacterium genome and harbors:
- a CDS encoding S9 family peptidase; the protein is MRLKSFLFILLLCALPGPVFAKTFDDAAMRSLVGLSDPQISPDGKQIAVLVSHADFDKDTYRTDVMLVDVASGTSRTLTNGRSGVGSPRWSPSGDSIAFVALAGDPPDEEEQIYVMPLDGGEASQVTHAKNGVEQFAWRPDGAQIAYVSPDPQPNAAAIKDHRDEFVVTDNAYLDRSASVPSHVWLVNSDGASERRLTSGSWSVPSSEPPGPPGSPLSWSPDGTHITITRLENPVYGDNDRSTVEVIDAKTGAIRKLSSHSMWETFPAYSPDGTSIAYGYPHDGDPTNINSIWVASTAGGDGVEVTKALDRHIVRAIWMPGGKSLLVAAHDGTDSAMWIQPLSGAATRVSTGDVQPVQSFWLDADVGRDGAIALVGSKATQPTELWYMASPASAPKRLTNLNASLDTLDYGKMDTVQWQGPDGFAEDGVLTYPPGFVAAKKYPLVLNIHGGPNSASTTAFNPFTQLLAARGWLVFSPNYRGSDDLGNAYWRAIFNDAGDGPGRDVMAGVDAVETMGVVDGSKIAVSGWSYGGYMTSWLEDHYSVWRVAVAGAAVNNLVDEYALSDNNVGVRYGFPGLSSPWIGGSMAAYVAQSPITYARDIKTPTLIMSDVGDVRVPITQSYEMYHALKENGVPVDFWAYPVSGHHPGDPVRQDDIYRRWIAWIADHFGESAQTSTGSGL